A single region of the Changchengzhania lutea genome encodes:
- a CDS encoding mechanosensitive ion channel has protein sequence MENQLEIIANQVTQYLPNILGALAVLLIGWLIAKGIKRLITKLLKKTSWDERVLGKTNIENTNSFIGNIVYYILMIITMLIVLEILGVDQVLDPLKNMVNKFLLFIPDLIGAILIGFIGYLLAKFVSKLVTLGGGILDNIVDKTSFKDTDKLVNIAQKVVFIIIFVPFLIQAFNALKLDAISEPANAILYNFTDMLGQIFVAAAIIIVFVWGGKYLASFLKDLFASMQLDRVAEKINIQNMIGANQSLSKLLANLIYFFLVFFGIITAVEILGLDRLTVTLNEILDLTGQILFGLVILAIGNYISTIIYDTMSKSQNNKFIASIVRVASMALFIAIALRTMGIANEIVELAFGLILGAIAVAVALSYGLGGREAAGEHFKQIIGKLRNNNDPTSSSDTKTLNNPNDRI, from the coding sequence ATGGAAAATCAATTGGAAATTATTGCAAACCAAGTCACACAGTACTTACCTAATATTTTGGGTGCTTTAGCTGTATTGTTAATTGGATGGCTCATTGCTAAAGGTATTAAACGTCTTATTACAAAACTACTTAAAAAAACCAGTTGGGACGAACGGGTTTTAGGGAAAACCAATATTGAAAATACCAATTCATTTATTGGAAATATTGTGTACTACATTCTCATGATAATCACTATGCTTATAGTCCTAGAAATATTGGGAGTAGACCAAGTGTTAGATCCTTTAAAGAATATGGTTAACAAATTCTTATTGTTTATTCCAGATTTAATTGGCGCTATTTTAATTGGTTTTATAGGTTATTTACTAGCCAAGTTTGTATCTAAACTTGTGACGCTAGGAGGTGGCATTTTAGATAATATTGTTGATAAGACCAGTTTTAAGGATACCGATAAACTTGTTAATATTGCACAAAAAGTCGTCTTTATAATCATTTTTGTGCCTTTTCTTATTCAAGCCTTTAATGCGCTAAAGCTTGATGCTATTTCAGAACCCGCCAATGCTATTTTATACAACTTTACAGATATGTTAGGGCAGATTTTTGTTGCTGCTGCTATTATCATCGTATTTGTTTGGGGTGGAAAATATTTAGCAAGTTTTCTTAAAGATTTATTTGCGAGCATGCAATTAGACCGTGTAGCGGAAAAAATCAATATTCAAAATATGATTGGTGCGAATCAATCCTTATCCAAATTATTAGCAAATTTGATTTATTTCTTTTTAGTATTCTTTGGTATTATTACGGCAGTAGAGATTTTAGGTTTAGATAGACTCACAGTAACACTAAACGAAATCCTGGATTTAACAGGGCAGATTTTATTCGGGTTGGTGATATTAGCCATTGGTAACTACATTTCTACCATTATTTATGACACCATGTCTAAATCGCAAAACAACAAGTTTATTGCTTCGATTGTTCGTGTAGCATCTATGGCTTTATTTATAGCTATTGCATTGAGAACTATGGGTATAGCGAATGAAATTGTTGAATTGGCCTTTGGGCTCATATTAGGTGCTATCGCTGTAGCCGTTGCCTTAAGTTATGGCCTTGGCGGACGCGAAGCAGCTGGAGAACACTTCAAACAAATTATTGGTAAACTCCGAAATAACAATGATCCAACATCTAGTAGCGATACTAAAACTCTAAACAATCCAAACGATAGGATTTAG
- a CDS encoding DUF1801 domain-containing protein, giving the protein MKPAELYILNKPEPFKSILIHVQFLIEKAVPNANLLFKWNVPFFYIDKRPFCYLNQTKDYVDLGFWNVTDLKRFQEYLISDGRKVVKSLRYRTIEDINEEVLLAVIKETYTIRNTKG; this is encoded by the coding sequence TTGAAACCTGCAGAACTTTATATTTTAAACAAACCAGAACCGTTTAAATCTATTTTAATACATGTGCAATTTCTTATTGAGAAGGCAGTACCAAATGCCAATTTACTATTTAAATGGAATGTGCCCTTTTTTTACATAGATAAACGTCCATTTTGCTATTTAAATCAGACTAAAGATTACGTAGATCTCGGCTTTTGGAATGTAACGGATTTAAAACGCTTTCAAGAGTACCTTATTTCTGATGGCAGGAAAGTGGTAAAATCTTTACGCTACAGGACTATTGAGGATATTAATGAAGAAGTGCTTCTTGCTGTTATTAAGGAGACCTACACTATTAGAAACACTAAAGGATAA
- a CDS encoding NAD(P)-dependent oxidoreductase has protein sequence MKFCLIKERKNPPDRRVVFSPTKLAEAKKQFPEATFIVESSDIRVFPDEAYKNAGFEVTNDISDCDVMIGVKEVPINALIPNKKYFFFSHTIKKQPYNRKLLQAVLKKKIELYDHETIVSEKGYRLIGFGRYAGIVGAYNGFRAWGLKYNTWNLPKAGPLPNQQALIAELNNLQLPNIKILLTGNGKVSNGAQEMLDAMNIKCVSVEDYLGKTFNEPVYCKIDVLDYNRRKDEKVIDNTDFFNNPQDYVSNFMRFSKVTDYYIAGHFYGDGSPYLYTRDDVRSNDFNITVVADVSCDVDGPVATTLRASTIENPIYGYDPQTETEIDYKTENAIVVMAVDNLPCELPQDASEGFGDQFLQHVIPAFFNSDKHGILERAKITENGTLTERFSYLQDYVDGKE, from the coding sequence ATGAAGTTTTGCCTTATAAAAGAACGCAAAAATCCACCGGATAGACGCGTTGTATTTTCACCAACCAAGTTAGCTGAAGCAAAAAAACAATTTCCAGAAGCAACATTTATAGTAGAATCGTCAGATATTCGTGTATTTCCAGATGAAGCATACAAAAATGCAGGTTTTGAAGTCACTAATGATATTTCCGATTGCGATGTCATGATTGGTGTAAAAGAAGTGCCAATTAACGCTTTAATTCCAAATAAGAAGTACTTTTTTTTCTCGCATACCATAAAAAAACAGCCTTATAACAGAAAACTGTTACAAGCTGTTTTAAAGAAAAAGATAGAACTCTATGACCATGAAACTATTGTTAGCGAAAAAGGATATCGTTTAATAGGTTTTGGTCGTTATGCAGGTATTGTTGGTGCGTATAACGGATTCCGTGCTTGGGGATTAAAATATAACACGTGGAATCTGCCAAAAGCAGGACCGCTACCAAACCAGCAAGCGCTGATAGCCGAGTTAAATAATCTACAATTACCGAATATAAAAATTTTATTAACCGGAAACGGAAAAGTGTCCAATGGCGCACAAGAAATGTTGGATGCCATGAATATAAAATGTGTTTCGGTTGAAGATTATTTAGGTAAAACATTTAACGAACCTGTATATTGCAAAATAGACGTGCTTGATTACAACAGACGAAAGGATGAAAAAGTTATTGATAACACAGACTTCTTCAATAACCCACAAGATTACGTATCCAATTTTATGCGTTTTTCAAAAGTGACCGATTATTATATTGCCGGTCATTTTTATGGCGATGGATCCCCTTATTTATATACTAGGGATGATGTGAGATCGAATGATTTTAATATTACAGTTGTTGCCGATGTAAGTTGCGATGTCGACGGACCAGTTGCTACAACACTGCGAGCATCAACCATTGAAAACCCTATTTATGGGTATGACCCACAAACTGAAACCGAAATTGACTATAAGACCGAGAATGCTATTGTAGTTATGGCAGTCGATAATTTACCGTGTGAGCTTCCGCAAGATGCCAGCGAAGGTTTTGGAGACCAATTTTTGCAGCATGTTATTCCAGCGTTTTTCAACAGTGATAAACACGGCATATTAGAACGCGCCAAAATAACTGAAAACGGGACATTAACTGAGCGATTTTCTTATTTACAAGATTATGTGGATGGTAAAGAATAA
- a CDS encoding site-specific integrase yields the protein MKTDFSIHFHLVNSKINSRGLAPIYLRLTVDNKRIEYSISRRIDPKFWSTKSQKVMGTNREAVEINNHIDNLKHKLYKIHQRCMDENNLISARSMMNLLKGGGKKIRFILEVFKEHNERTDLLAGKDISVSTAKRYWTCYDHVKQFIEEEYRLEDYKLKDIDYRFITKFEFFLKTTRKCNHNSALKYINNFKKIIRIALANQWMDRDPFYNYKVQFEAVEREYLTAEEIETLYTKELHFDRLKVVRDMFVFSCYTGLAYSDVEKLSKSDITIGIDGKQWINIKRTKTNTRSSIPLLPIAKEILNRYAYDPQVLKSERLIPVFSNQKSNAYLKEIAMLCGITKPLTTHLARHTFATTVTLTNGVPIETVSKMLGHKSLRTTQHYAKIVDRKVSDDMNILEEKLKTQRKDRKENQ from the coding sequence ATGAAAACAGACTTTTCTATCCATTTTCATCTTGTCAATTCAAAGATAAATAGTAGAGGATTAGCACCCATTTATTTACGATTAACAGTTGACAATAAACGCATTGAATATAGTATTAGCAGAAGGATTGATCCAAAATTTTGGAGTACTAAATCCCAAAAAGTTATGGGTACAAATCGTGAGGCTGTCGAAATTAATAACCACATTGATAATCTAAAACATAAGCTATATAAAATTCATCAAAGATGCATGGACGAGAATAATTTGATATCTGCTAGGTCTATGATGAATCTTTTAAAAGGTGGTGGAAAGAAAATTAGATTTATTCTTGAAGTATTCAAAGAACATAATGAAAGAACCGATTTATTAGCAGGAAAAGATATATCTGTTAGCACCGCAAAACGTTATTGGACTTGTTACGACCATGTGAAACAATTTATAGAAGAAGAATATCGATTAGAAGATTACAAATTAAAAGATATTGACTATCGCTTTATCACCAAATTTGAGTTCTTTTTAAAAACGACTAGAAAGTGCAATCATAATTCTGCATTGAAATATATTAATAATTTCAAAAAGATAATTCGCATTGCTTTAGCCAATCAATGGATGGACAGAGATCCGTTTTATAATTACAAAGTCCAATTTGAAGCTGTAGAACGTGAATATCTGACTGCTGAAGAAATAGAAACACTTTACACTAAAGAATTACATTTTGATAGGCTGAAAGTGGTTAGAGACATGTTTGTATTTTCTTGCTACACGGGTCTTGCCTATTCTGATGTTGAGAAACTTTCAAAATCAGATATAACTATTGGTATTGATGGCAAGCAGTGGATAAATATTAAACGTACCAAAACAAATACTCGAAGTAGTATCCCTCTGTTACCCATAGCGAAAGAGATTTTAAATCGTTATGCTTATGATCCACAAGTGCTAAAAAGTGAGCGTTTAATACCTGTGTTTAGTAACCAGAAATCTAATGCCTATTTAAAAGAAATAGCGATGCTATGTGGCATTACAAAACCGCTAACAACACATTTGGCACGTCATACTTTTGCAACTACTGTTACTTTAACTAATGGAGTTCCTATAGAAACAGTTAGTAAAATGCTTGGTCATAAATCGTTGAGAACCACTCAGCATTATGCAAAAATAGTCGATCGTAAAGTTAGTGATGATATGAATATACTTGAAGAGAAACTGAAAACCCAGAGAAAAGACCGAAAAGAAAACCAATAA
- a CDS encoding BfmA/BtgA family mobilization protein — MDKGYEKERFESLSIKSTVIKKFRKYSKSISKSNSMTLLLMVEFFERNELYPEDDLKPNLMQTENRIKKRINALIAIIKDIEKNQTKPTLAMLQSLFEGSEPKQKLILAKSFEELEKERLNKEVNVRFKEKSESDFKNDSEDLNN; from the coding sequence ATGGATAAAGGTTATGAAAAAGAACGGTTTGAAAGCCTGAGCATCAAGAGTACTGTGATAAAAAAATTTAGAAAATATTCTAAATCAATTTCAAAATCAAACTCAATGACTTTACTTTTGATGGTGGAGTTTTTTGAACGTAATGAACTTTATCCAGAAGATGATTTGAAACCAAATTTAATGCAAACTGAAAATCGGATTAAGAAGAGAATCAATGCGCTCATTGCCATTATAAAAGATATAGAAAAGAATCAAACCAAACCGACATTGGCAATGTTGCAATCTCTTTTTGAAGGATCTGAGCCAAAGCAAAAATTAATTCTTGCGAAAAGTTTTGAGGAGTTAGAGAAAGAAAGATTGAATAAAGAAGTTAATGTGCGATTTAAAGAAAAAAGTGAATCTGATTTTAAAAATGATAGCGAGGATTTAAATAATTGA
- a CDS encoding ATP-binding protein has product MPLPININELIHGRTVEWERIELKEGWNPKKVIHSVCAYANDFNDWGGGYIVIGFEEEKGMPKFPPKGVSAAQVDNIQKELLNLCRTKITPSFVPLLEPYDIDGRMILVIWVPAGYEKPYKAATHLGDGAPQRVYIKKLSNTVLANDIEERQLSENAARIPFIERRNNQASLKDFDRGLITEYLETINSSLAEDSKVMPIEELARKLRIASGPDEAMLPQNLGLLFFNKEPEQFFYKARIEIVIFSDNDGAGDFIEKIFSGPLHKQISNALEFLNTNVIKEKVEKISTQAEALRFYNFPYDAIEEALVNAVYHKSYQDQEPVEVRVYPDRLHILNYPGPLPPINKDSMSKGRFNARRYRNSRMGDFLKELRLAETRGTGVPKILKSIRDNQSPKPIFDTDEERTYFEITFPIHKSFIRKEKLNLSTKDISILKFCVEPKSRREILEDLLKVSNRTENYKTNVKHLVDDGLIELTNTESLTDPNQSYFTSEEGKIQLIIM; this is encoded by the coding sequence ATGCCATTACCAATAAATATTAATGAACTTATTCATGGGCGAACAGTAGAATGGGAACGGATAGAACTTAAAGAAGGCTGGAATCCTAAAAAGGTCATTCATTCCGTATGTGCTTATGCTAATGATTTTAACGATTGGGGTGGCGGTTATATCGTAATTGGATTTGAAGAGGAAAAAGGGATGCCTAAATTTCCTCCAAAAGGTGTATCGGCAGCCCAAGTTGATAATATTCAAAAAGAACTTTTGAATCTATGTAGAACTAAAATAACACCTTCATTTGTACCACTTTTAGAACCTTATGATATTGATGGTAGAATGATTCTTGTAATTTGGGTTCCAGCAGGATATGAAAAGCCCTATAAAGCAGCTACTCATTTAGGAGATGGTGCTCCGCAGAGAGTTTATATCAAAAAATTATCAAATACAGTCCTTGCAAACGATATTGAAGAGCGTCAATTATCCGAAAACGCTGCAAGAATTCCATTTATTGAAAGAAGAAATAATCAAGCTTCATTAAAAGATTTCGATAGAGGATTAATAACAGAGTATCTTGAGACAATCAATAGTAGTCTCGCTGAAGATTCTAAAGTTATGCCAATTGAAGAGTTAGCCAGGAAGTTAAGAATTGCATCAGGTCCAGATGAGGCGATGCTTCCACAGAATTTAGGATTACTCTTTTTTAATAAAGAGCCTGAGCAATTTTTCTATAAAGCAAGAATTGAAATTGTCATCTTTTCTGACAATGACGGTGCAGGAGATTTTATTGAAAAAATATTTTCAGGACCATTACATAAGCAAATTAGTAATGCATTAGAATTTTTAAATACTAATGTAATTAAAGAGAAAGTAGAAAAAATATCTACTCAAGCGGAAGCCTTAAGGTTTTATAATTTTCCATATGATGCAATAGAAGAAGCTTTGGTAAATGCAGTATATCATAAATCTTATCAAGACCAAGAACCGGTAGAAGTTAGAGTTTACCCTGATAGACTTCATATTCTAAATTACCCCGGACCATTGCCTCCTATTAATAAGGATTCGATGTCTAAAGGAAGATTTAATGCTAGAAGATATAGGAATTCCAGAATGGGAGACTTCTTGAAAGAATTAAGATTAGCTGAAACTAGAGGAACTGGAGTGCCAAAAATATTAAAATCGATAAGAGATAATCAATCTCCTAAACCAATATTCGATACGGATGAAGAACGAACGTATTTTGAAATTACTTTTCCAATTCATAAGTCATTTATTAGAAAGGAAAAATTAAATCTTTCAACTAAAGATATTAGTATACTTAAATTCTGTGTAGAACCAAAATCAAGAAGAGAGATTCTAGAGGACTTATTAAAAGTGTCTAATAGAACTGAGAATTACAAAACGAATGTAAAACATTTAGTTGATGATGGTCTTATTGAATTGACAAATACAGAATCTTTAACAGACCCTAATCAGTCCTATTTTACTTCTGAAGAAGGAAAGATACAGTTAATTATTATGTAA